In Tamandua tetradactyla isolate mTamTet1 chromosome 7, mTamTet1.pri, whole genome shotgun sequence, the following are encoded in one genomic region:
- the LOC143691481 gene encoding ovostatin-like — MGKDRLPRSCFILLLLVLFSANASDSAEPAFSVNDENRLLLQRIPLPTTKGKYTVEVNGIGCVYVQSTVKYNILLPKKSSGFSLSVNTANAFCEGVFETRFDLVISASYNGQRNSSNMAIIDVKMLSGFLPDKSSIERLQEDGKVQQVEVKNTHVFFYLENVTQKEIQFSFSIEQEVLVSNMKPASIQLYDYYETDEFALAEYNTPCNKMSFETS; from the exons ATGGGGAAAGACAGACTCCCTCGGTCATGCTTCATACTACTTCTCCTTGTCCTGTTTTCTGCCAATGCCTCAGACTCTGCTGAACC GGCCTTCAGCGTAAATGATGAGAACCGTTTGCTGCTACAACGAATTCCTTTACCAACGACTAAGGGGAAATATACCGTGGAAGTGAATGGCATTGGCTGTGTATATGTACAG tcaactgtgaaatataacatcctGCTACCCAAGAAGTCATCTGGCTTTTCCCTTTCTGTGAATACAGCCAATGCTTTCTGCGAAGGAGTATTTGAAACAAGGTTTGACCTTGTCATTTCAGCCAG ttataatggaCAGCGCAACTCTTCCAACATGGCTATCATTGATGTGAAGATGCTTTCAGGCTTTCTACCTGATAAATCATCTATTGAGAGG CTTCAGGAAGATGGCAAAGTACAACAAGTAGAAGTAAAAAACACCCATGTCTTTTTCTATCTGGAGAAT GTTACTCAAAAGGAAATTCAATTCTCATTCTCTATTGAACAAGAGGTACTTGTATCCAATATGAAGCCAGCATCCATTCAACTCTATGATTACTATGAAACTG atgaatttgcacttgcagaatacaacacaccatgCAATAAGATGTCTTTTGAGACCTCCTAA